The following coding sequences lie in one Melospiza melodia melodia isolate bMelMel2 chromosome 10, bMelMel2.pri, whole genome shotgun sequence genomic window:
- the PROK2 gene encoding prokineticin-2, whose translation MRSLRGAPPALPPLLPLLLGLLALLLAAGHGAIITGACDRDQQCGAGMCCAVSLWIRSLRMCTPMGSLGDDCHPLSHRVPFPGRRMHHTCPCLPGLACLRTAPSRFRCLSDFRKEDVFF comes from the exons ATGCGGAGCCTGCGCGGAGCCCCGccggcgctgccgccgctgctgccgctgctgctggggctgctggcgctgctgctggccGCGGGACACGGAGCCATCATCACCGGG GCCTGTGACCGAGACCAGCAGTGCGGGGCCGGGATGTGCTGCGCCGTCAGCCTCTGGATCCGCAGCCTCAGGATGTGCACCCCCATGGGCAGCCTGGGAGACGACTGCCACCCCCTGAGCCACAGA gtgcccttcCCGGGGCGGAGGATGCACCAcacctgcccctgcctgcccggCCTGGCCTgcctcaggactgctcccagcaggtTCAGGTGTCTGTCAGACTTCAGGAAAGAAGATGTCTTCTTTTAG
- the GPR27 gene encoding probable G-protein coupled receptor 27: protein MANSSELGSSSSPHLPSAGGLLSASGLKLATLGLILCVSLAGNVLFAWLILKDRHLHRAPYYLLLDLCLADGLRSLACFPFVMLSVRSGAAWPHGPLSCKVLAFLAVLFCFHAAFLLFCVGVTRYMAIAHHRFYAKRMTGWTCLAVVCMVWTLSMAMAFPPVFDVGTYKFIREEEQCIFEHRYVKANDTLGFMLMLAAVIAATHLVYIKLLFFIHGHRKMKPAQLVPAISQNWTFHGPGATGQAAANWTAGFGRGPTPPTLVGIRQATHSQIKRLLVLEEFKMEKRLCKMFYMITLLFLLLWSPYIVACYLRVFIKASSIPQVYLTTSVWMTFAQAGVNPILCFIFNKELRVCLRAHFPCCQSIQSTQGTILCDLKSFGM, encoded by the coding sequence ATGGCGAACAGCAGcgagctggggagcagcagcagcccgcaCCTGCCCAGCGCCGGCGGCCTGCTGAGCGCCTCCGGGCTGAAGCTCGCCACGCTGGGGCTGATCCTGTGCGTCAGCCTGGCCGGGAACGTGCTCTTCGCCTGGCTCATCCTCAAGGACCGGCACCTGCACCGCGCGCCCTACTACCTGCTGCTGGACCTCTGCCTGGCCGACGGGCTCCGCTCGCTCGCCTGCTTCCCCTTCGTCATGCTGTCGGTGCGCAGCGGGGCCGCCTGGCCCCACGGGCCCCTCAGCTGCAAGGTGCTGGCCTTCCTGGCCGTGCTCTTCTGCTTCCACGCCGCCTTCCTGCTCTTCTGCGTGGGGGTTACGCGCTACATGGCCATCGCCCACCACCGCTTCTACGCCAAGCGCATGACGGGCTGGACCTGCCTGGCTGTGGTGTGCATGGTGTGGACCCTCTCCATGGCCATGGCCTTTCCCCCCGTCTTTGACGTGGGCACCTACAAGTTCATCCGGGAGGAGGAACAGTGCATCTTCGAGCACCGCTACGTCAAGGCCAATGACACGCTGGGCTTCATGCTCATGCTGGCGGCCGTCATCGCCGCCACCCACCTGGTCTACATCAAGCTGCTCTTCTTCATCCACGGGCACCGCAAGATGAAGCCGGCCCAGCTGGTACCGGCCATCAGCCAGAACTGGACCTTCCACGGGCCGGGAGCCACCGGCCAAGCGGCTGCAAACTGGACGGCTGGCTTTGGCAGGGGGCCCACGCCGCCCACCCTCGTGGGCATCAGGCAGGCCACCCACAGCCAGATCAAGaggctgctggtgctggaggagtttAAGATGGAGAAAAGGCTCTGCAAGATGTTCTACATGATCACCttgctcttcctgctgctctggtcCCCCTACATTGTGGCCTGCTACCTGCGGGTCTTCATTAAGGCCAGCTCCATCCCGCAGGTGTACCTGACCACCTCCGTCTGGATGACATTTGCCCAGGCAGGGGTCAACCCGATCCTCTGCTTCATCTTCAACAAGGAGCTCAGGGTCTGCCTCCGAGCCCACTTCCCATGCTGCCAAAGCATCCAGAGCACCCAGGGCACCATCCTTTGCGATCTCAAGAGCTTTGGGATGTAG